Proteins co-encoded in one Papaver somniferum cultivar HN1 chromosome 5, ASM357369v1, whole genome shotgun sequence genomic window:
- the LOC113277478 gene encoding F-box/kelch-repeat protein At3g06240-like, protein MLNNYMEAGVFFNGAFHWLWKVNTVVSKRIVSLKMGEEKFEEVKLPTALPEDQYYMDMGVLDGRLCRLSRFKETLGVWIMKDYGVQESWSNLYTLRFDSIMCVPRYDLHLMGPSRNGEILFSQLGSVVLYIREHGTVRKQNIHGLKDGGAVSYSESSVSIDSIIAAERRKKRKITRNLKKSTTKKRNRDT, encoded by the exons ATGCTGAATAATTATATGGAGGCTGGGGTGTTTTTCAATGGAGCTTTTCATTGGTTATGGAAGGTAAATACTGTGGTCTCCAAGAGGATAGTCTCACTGAAGATGGGAGAAGAAAAATTTGAAGAAGTGAAACTACCAACAGCACTACCCGAAGATCAATATTATATGGATATGGGAGTGTTGGATGGGCGCCTTTGTCGACTTTCCAGATTTAAAGAAACTCTTGGAGTATGGATAATGAAAGATTATGGAGTTCAAGAATCTTGGAGTAACCTTTATACATTAAGATTTGACAGCATTATGTGTGTTCCCCGTTATGATCTGCATCTTATGGGTCCTTCCAGAAATGGTGAAATTCTATTCAGCCAGCTGGGTAGTGTCGTTTTATATATCCGGGAGCATGGAACTGTAAGAAAACAAAACATTCATGGTTTAAAGGATGGAGGAGCAGTGAGTTATTCTGAAAGCTCAGTTTCAATAGACTCTATCATTGCCGCcgaaagaaggaaaaagagaaaaatcaCAAGAAACTTGAAGAAGAGTACGACTAAGAAGAGAAACAG GGATACATAA